The following is a genomic window from Pseudothermotoga thermarum DSM 5069.
TATTATTTGCGTATAGATTCGTTTGTTTTCTTTTGTTTCAAAAGGGGTATCTTCCCATGAAAGAGAAAATCATAGAGGCTCTCAAAGCGAAGTTGAATCGACGGGTATGGGAAAGTTGGTTCAGCACGTTCGACGTAAAGGATATTCAAGATAACGTTGTGGTTTTCCAGGTTGGAAACCTTTTCATCAAAGATTGGCTGGAGAAAAAATACGGTCAACTGATTGCAAAAACGCTTAGAGAAGTTTTCGATAAACCCGTTGAATACAGGATAGAATACACGTCGATTCAACAGGATATCGATGACAACGACGAACCAGTCGTTAAAAAACGTCCTTTGATTTTAACACCACTTAACCCAATTCTCACTTTTGAGAACTTTGTCGTTGGTCCAAACAACATGTTTGCGTACAGCGCATGTTTGGAAGTTGCAAAAAATCCTGGCAAGTACAATCCACTCTTTCTGTACGGTGGAGTTGGACTTGGTAAAACGCATTTGATTCAAGCTATAGGACATTATCTGTTCAAATACCAGCCTGATCTAAGGGTGATCTATTTAACAAGCGAAAGATTTCTCAACGAACTTGTTGATTCGATAAAGAAAGGGAAAGTTCAAGAATTCAGAGAAAAGTTTAGAACAAAAATCGACGTTCTACTTCTTGACGATATTCAATTTCTCACGGGCAAGATGGGAATTCAGATGGAGTTGTTTCACACCTTCAACGACCTTTACAACGCAGGTAAGCAAATTGTGATTTGTTCCGATCGAGATCCAAGCGATTTGAACGGTTTTCAGGACAGGTTGATTTCCAGGTTTCAAATGGGTGTTGTTGCAAAACTTGAAAAACCAGATGAGGAGACAAGTTTCAAAATAGCCAGAAAGATGGTTGAAATTGAGGGAGGACAACTGGACGAGGAAGTTTTGCGTTTGGTTGCTAGGTACTTCTCTGATAATTTGAGACGTCTACGTGGTAGCATCGTCAAGCTTTTGATGCACCAGCAAATCACAGGTGAACAGGTAAATTGTGAAACTGCAAAACAGCTGTTGGATATAAATCCTGTTGGAAGAAACTTAAATCTTTCGGACAAATTGATTTACGCTTTATGCGAAGAATTTAGTGTCAGTCCACAGGAACTTTTGGGAAACTCTAGGAGGAAGGACATCATCATCGCACGTCAAATTGGGATTTATGTTGCAAAAAACGTTTTGGGATTATCACTTAGACAAGTTGCCGAGCTTTTCAACAAATCGCATCCAACTGTTTCCCATGCGATTGAAAAAGTGAAAGAACTTCTT
Proteins encoded in this region:
- the dnaA gene encoding chromosomal replication initiator protein DnaA, with product MKEKIIEALKAKLNRRVWESWFSTFDVKDIQDNVVVFQVGNLFIKDWLEKKYGQLIAKTLREVFDKPVEYRIEYTSIQQDIDDNDEPVVKKRPLILTPLNPILTFENFVVGPNNMFAYSACLEVAKNPGKYNPLFLYGGVGLGKTHLIQAIGHYLFKYQPDLRVIYLTSERFLNELVDSIKKGKVQEFREKFRTKIDVLLLDDIQFLTGKMGIQMELFHTFNDLYNAGKQIVICSDRDPSDLNGFQDRLISRFQMGVVAKLEKPDEETSFKIARKMVEIEGGQLDEEVLRLVARYFSDNLRRLRGSIVKLLMHQQITGEQVNCETAKQLLDINPVGRNLNLSDKLIYALCEEFSVSPQELLGNSRRKDIIIARQIGIYVAKNVLGLSLRQVAELFNKSHPTVSHAIEKVKELLESQNQEIKSKVEKISKMISVKAYGQIV